Proteins found in one Epinephelus fuscoguttatus linkage group LG4, E.fuscoguttatus.final_Chr_v1 genomic segment:
- the shisal1b gene encoding protein shisa-like-1a isoform X1, whose amino-acid sequence MTITSRQSFNVLTVIFLLLSTAALSAHYRVCEPYSDNKGRYHFGFHCPRLTDTNKTYMYCCHHNNNTGFKYCCNETEFQMVMQINLTTDSDGYAHNNYTALVGVWIYGFFVMVLLALDFLYYSAINYELCRVYLEKWGLGGRWLKKARSQWQRSMPDESEAQAQAQPMVPSHYQPRHSLRGESHSPTLLPYNTSTAW is encoded by the exons ATGACTATCACCAGCCGGCAGTCCTTCAATGTCCTGACggtcatcttcctcctgctgtCCACTGCAG CCCTCTCAGCTCATTACCGAGTGTGTGAACCCTACTCCGACAACAAGGGGCGTTACCATTTCGGCTTTCACTGCCCACGACTCACAGACACCAACAAGACCTACATGTATTGCtgccaccacaacaacaacaccggCTTCAAATACTGCTGCAATGAGACTGAGTTCCAAATGGTCATGCAGATAAACCTCACCACCGACTCAGACGGTTATGCACATAA TAATTACACAGCCCTGGTTGGTGTGTGGATCTACGGCTTCTTCGTCATGGTGCTGCTGGCGCTGGACTTTCTCTACTACTCAGCCATAAACTACGAGCTGTGCCGGGTCTACCTGGAGAAATGGGGTCTTGGAGGACGCTGGCTGAAGAAGGCTCGGAGTCAGTGGCAAAGGTCCATGCCAGACGAGAGCGAAGCCCAGGCTCAAGCCCAGCCCATGGTCCCCAGCCACTACCAACCCAGACACAGCCTCAGAGGGGAGAGCCACAGCCCCACACTCCTGCCCTACAACACATCCACTGCATGGTGA
- the shisal1b gene encoding protein shisa-like-1a isoform X2 — MTITSRQSFNVLTVIFLLLSTAALSAHYRVCEPYSDNKGRYHFGFHCPRLTDTNKTYMYCCHHNNNTGFKYCCNETEFQMVMQINLTTDSDGYAHNNYTALVGVWIYGFFVMVLLALDFLYYSAINYELCRVYLEKWGLGGRWLKKARSQWQRSMPDESEAQAQAQPMVPSHYQPRHSLRGESHSPTLLPYNTSTA; from the exons ATGACTATCACCAGCCGGCAGTCCTTCAATGTCCTGACggtcatcttcctcctgctgtCCACTGCAG CCCTCTCAGCTCATTACCGAGTGTGTGAACCCTACTCCGACAACAAGGGGCGTTACCATTTCGGCTTTCACTGCCCACGACTCACAGACACCAACAAGACCTACATGTATTGCtgccaccacaacaacaacaccggCTTCAAATACTGCTGCAATGAGACTGAGTTCCAAATGGTCATGCAGATAAACCTCACCACCGACTCAGACGGTTATGCACATAA TAATTACACAGCCCTGGTTGGTGTGTGGATCTACGGCTTCTTCGTCATGGTGCTGCTGGCGCTGGACTTTCTCTACTACTCAGCCATAAACTACGAGCTGTGCCGGGTCTACCTGGAGAAATGGGGTCTTGGAGGACGCTGGCTGAAGAAGGCTCGGAGTCAGTGGCAAAGGTCCATGCCAGACGAGAGCGAAGCCCAGGCTCAAGCCCAGCCCATGGTCCCCAGCCACTACCAACCCAGACACAGCCTCAGAGGGGAGAGCCACAGCCCCACACTCCTGCCCTACAACACATCCACTGCATG